The window AGCCGTCCACGGCCTGGAGCCGTCCGAGGGGGCGCTGGAGCGACTGCGGTACGCCGTCCCCGCGCGCCGGGCCCGCAAACGGCAGGTCCTCGTCTGCGCCGCCGCCGCGGCCGTACTGGCCGGCGCGGCCGTCCCGGCCGCCCTGCACATGACCGGCGGCCAGGGCTCCGCCACCGACCACTCCGCCATGGCCGGGCACGGGCAGCAGCAGGACGGCGACAGCGGAGGCACCTCCGACCCGCACCAGAACGGCTCGGGCAAGTCCGCCGCCCAGCCCACCTTCCGCCCGGGGACGGGCCAGACCGCCGGCGGCACGCCGTCCCCGCAGCCGAGCGGCTCCCCGTCCGACAGCGTCGTGGCGGGCCCGTCCGGCACGGCCTCCGCCGGCGCCGCGAGCGGTTCGGACGTCACCCCGAGGCCCCCGGTGGGGGCGGCCGGCGTGGTGCCCGGATGCTCCGCCGACCAACTGGGGGTGCTGGGCAGTGCCCGCGCCCCCCGGGCCGACGGCAAGGTGTACGGCAGCTTCAAGGTCACCAACGTCTCCGGCCGGGACTGCACGGTCACCGGCCCGGACACCGTCACCGCCGCCTCCGTGGCGAGGTCGGCCCCGCCCGCGCAGGGCTCCGGGGTCACCGTGCTCAGCCACACCGCCGGGGACCCGGCGAGCGGACTGCTGCCCGACCCGGCCGTCGAGTCCGCCACGGTGGTCCTCGAACCGAACGCCGCGTACGAGGTGCGGTTCGCCTGGGTGCCCTCGGCCCAGTCCTGTCCGGCGGCATCCGCCGGACCGACGGGCAAGCCCCCGGCGGGCGGCACGGGCGAGCCCCCGGCCGGCACCCAGGGCGCCGGCGCCGACGGGGCGGCCGCGGACCCGGTGAACGGCGGCGCGAGCCCGGACCCGACCGGCGTGGCCGTGTCCCACACCCCCGAGGCGGGGGCGCCGACCACGCAGACGACGATCCCCGACGCCTGCGGCGGGACGGTCTACCGGACGGGCGCTATCGCGCTGGGGGCGTCGACGCAGTAGCGGCGGGGGCGGGTTCCGCGGCGACCGGCTCCGCCGGCAGCAGGCCCGCCTCCGTGTCGCGCAGGGTCTCCACCTCGCGCCGGTAGAGCCGGAACCACATGAAGAGCACGAACGCGGCGAAGACGAACCACTCGCCGGTGTAGCCGAGGTTCTGGAAGGCCTTGAGGTCCAGGCCGGTGTTGGTCGGCGCCTTCGCGGGCACCGGAACCATCCCGTCCGACGGGGTCTGCACCGTCAGCCAGGCGTCGTACAGCGGCTCCTGCACCATGTTGACCAGCGTCGCGGCGCCGATCACCCCGAGCTGCCCGGCCGGCAGACCGCCCTGCGAGTACACGCCCTTGGTCCCGGAGTTCTCCGACGCCTGGAGCGCCCCGGTCACCTCGACCCGCCCGCTCGGCGCGGCCGGCGCCTTCGCCGGATCCGCGGTGCCCGGCAGCCAGCCCCGGACCACCGGGACGGCCTTGCCGGAGTCGGTCTTCAGCAGGGTCAGGACGTAGAACCCGGACTTCCCGTCGAGCTGCCGTTCCGGGACGAGCAACTGCCGCCCGTACACACCGGACGCCGAAGCCGGCCGCCCGGAGGTCTCGGTGTCCACCGGCAGCAGCGAGTCCAGCGGCGCGGCCGCCCGGTCGGCGGGCCGTGCGGCGGACGCCTCCCGGTGGGTGTCGACGCGGTCCTCGAACCGGCCGAGCTGCCAGGTCCCCATGAACAGGCAGAAGGGGACGCCGAGCGCGACGAAGACGTTGATCCCCCACCAGCGCGGGGTCAGGAGAAACCGGTGCACCCCACCACGGTACGGGGGGTGCACCGGTCATCGGCTGCCGGGTCAGGCCGGAAGGTGCTTCAGCGCGAACTCCAGGTCCATCCGCACCTGCTTGATCCGCTCCTCCACGACCAGCGAACCGTGCCCGGCGTCGTACCGGTACACCTCGTGCACCGCCCCGCGCGCCGCGAGGCGGTCCACGTAGTTCTCGATCTGCCGGATCGGGCAGCGCGGGTCGTTGAGACCCGCCGCGATGTGCACGGGCGCCTTCACCGAGTCCACGTACGTCAGCGGGGAGGACGCCTCGAAACGGTCCGGGACCTCCTCCGGAGTGCCGCCGAAGAGGGTGCGGTCCAGGGACTTCAGCGCCTCCATCTCGTCGTGGTACGCCGTCACGTAGTCCGCGACCGGCACCGCCGCCAGCCCCACCGCCCAGGCGTCCGGCTGGGTCCCCAGGCCCAGCAGCGTCAGGTACCCGCCCCACGAGCCGCCGGACAGCACCAGCCGCGCCGGATCCGCCAGACCGGACGCGACGGCCCACTCCCGGACGGCCGCGATGTCCTCCAGCTCGATCAGACCGACCCGGTGCTTGAGGGCGTCGGTCCACTCGCGCCCGTAGCCCGTCGAACCCCGGTAGTTGACCCGGACCACCGCGAAGCCGTGGTCGAGCCAGGCCGCCGGGGTCGCCAGGAACGAGTCGGTGTCGTGGTGGGTCGGGCCGCCGTGGATCTCGAAGATCGTCGGGAAGGGGCCGTCCCCGCGGCCCGTCGGCCGCTGCGCGAGCGCGTGGATCCGACCGCCCGGACCCTCCACCCACACGTCCTCCACCGGCACCGAGCCCGGCGGCCGGAAACCGGGCGGGTCCAGCACGACACCGCCCGCCGTGGACCGCACGGCCGCCGGCTCGGCCGCCGAGGACCACTGGTACTCCACCGACCCGTCCGGGCGGGCCGTCGCACCGGACACCGAACCCGGGGGAGTCTCCACCGGGACGAGGGACCGCGAGTCCAGGTCGTAGCGCCACAGCTCGCCGCGCGCCTCGAAGTCGTGCGACACCAGCAGCGCCGAACCGTCCGGGTACCACTCGGCGCCCACGTCGCCCGGCAGCTCGATCCCCAGGTCGGTCTCGGTGCCCGTGGCCACGTCCCAGATCATCGGCTCCCAGCGGCCGCGCCGCTGGTGGGCGACGAGCAGCCGGGTGTCGCCGGCGACCGGGGCGAAGCCGAGCACGCCCAGCCCCAGCTCCACCGTGCCGCCCTTCGAGTCGTCGAGCTCCGCGACCGCGGACCCGTCG of the Streptomyces sp. NBC_01426 genome contains:
- a CDS encoding SURF1 family protein, with the protein product MHRFLLTPRWWGINVFVALGVPFCLFMGTWQLGRFEDRVDTHREASAARPADRAAAPLDSLLPVDTETSGRPASASGVYGRQLLVPERQLDGKSGFYVLTLLKTDSGKAVPVVRGWLPGTADPAKAPAAPSGRVEVTGALQASENSGTKGVYSQGGLPAGQLGVIGAATLVNMVQEPLYDAWLTVQTPSDGMVPVPAKAPTNTGLDLKAFQNLGYTGEWFVFAAFVLFMWFRLYRREVETLRDTEAGLLPAEPVAAEPAPAATASTPPAR
- a CDS encoding S9 family peptidase; this encodes MGGMTDADAFADTPAMPDWEKRFRAPRVGLPEWAEDAPDRSLFVSNATGTYELYAWDRATGAQRQATDRPNGTTDGTLSPDGEWIWWFSDTDGDEFGTWVRQPFAGGPDTPATPGLEPSYPAGLAIGRDGTAVVGRSTDEEGTTVHVVRPGGGAPAVIYRHRESAGVGDLSRDGTLLVIEHTEHGDAMHSALRVVTLDGSAVAELDDSKGGTVELGLGVLGFAPVAGDTRLLVAHQRRGRWEPMIWDVATGTETDLGIELPGDVGAEWYPDGSALLVSHDFEARGELWRYDLDSRSLVPVETPPGSVSGATARPDGSVEYQWSSAAEPAAVRSTAGGVVLDPPGFRPPGSVPVEDVWVEGPGGRIHALAQRPTGRGDGPFPTIFEIHGGPTHHDTDSFLATPAAWLDHGFAVVRVNYRGSTGYGREWTDALKHRVGLIELEDIAAVREWAVASGLADPARLVLSGGSWGGYLTLLGLGTQPDAWAVGLAAVPVADYVTAYHDEMEALKSLDRTLFGGTPEEVPDRFEASSPLTYVDSVKAPVHIAAGLNDPRCPIRQIENYVDRLAARGAVHEVYRYDAGHGSLVVEERIKQVRMDLEFALKHLPA